CGTGTACGGCTCGGTCCCGCAGATGACGTCGAGGATCGACCCCGTGAACGGCTGGGCGTGCTGGAGCACGACACCGCACTGGCGGCGCACCGCGGAGGGGTCCAGGGCGGCCAGGTCCTGGCCGTCGTAGAGCACACTGCCCGAGACCGGCCGGTCGAAGCCGATGAGCAGCCGGAGCAGGGTGGACTTGCCGCAGCCGCTGGGCCCGACGATCGCCACGAACTCCCCGGGGCGCACCGCGAACGACACGTCGTCCAGTACGAGCGGCCCGTCGTCGGCGTACCGGAAGGAGAGCCGGCGGGCCTCCACCGCGCCGGACAGCGGACCCGGCCGGGTGCTCCCGGAGCGCACCTCGGGGGTGGCGTCCAGGACCGGCCTGATCTCCTCGAACAGGGGCAGCGCGGCCACCGCGGAGACGAAGGACCCGGTGAGCTGGGTGACCGAGGTCAGCAGCATCGTCACCGACGTGTTGAAGGTGAGGAACGCCGCCGCCGACATCGCACCCCTGGCCGGGCCCGCCAGCAGCATGAACATCAGCAGGGTGCACACCGGCAGGTAGACCGCGCCCAGCACCGTGGTGAGGTTCTTGATCCGGCCCACCTTCTGCTGGAGCTCCCGGCTGCGCGCGAACTCACCGGCCCAGGCGGCGTACGCGTAGTTCTCGGCCGCCGCCACCCGCAGCTTCGGCAGGCCCCTGAGGGTCTGGAACGCCTGGTTGTTCAGCTTGTTGCCGAGCACCACGAGGCGCCGCTGCCAGCGCACCTGCCACAGCCCGAGACCGAGGAACACGGCGGCGATGACGACGAGCATGCCGATCGCCGCCAGCGCCATCGGCACGCTGAACCAGAACAGCAGCCCCAGGTTCATCGCCCCGACCGTCACGGACTGCGCGACCACCGGACCGACGCCCGCCAGCAGCCGGCGGATCGCGCTGATCCCCATGGCCGCGCTGGCCAGTTCGCCGGTGGAGCGCTGGGTGAAGAACCGGGTCGGCAGCCGCAGCAGCCGGTCCCAGACGGCCGGTTGCAGCGCCGCCTCGATGCGGCCCTCCAGACGCAGGATGGTCAGGTTCTCCAGCAGCGTGAACGCGGCCGACACCACCCCGCTCAGCAGCACGGCGAGACAGACCTGGGCGATCAGGTCCTCCTGCGCCCTCGGCACGTACTCGCCGAGCACCTTGCCCGTGGCGACGGGTACCAGGGCGCCGATCGCCACCGTCACCAGCCCGGCCAGCCCCAGGTGGAGCAGGTCGCCGCGGGTGCCCCGCAGACAGAACCGGAGCAGGGCCGCCGGGGTGAGGCGGCGCTCGGGCAGCGGCCGGTAGAACATCACCGCGCGCGGCTCGAACTCCGCCGCGTTCGCCTTCTCGACCGGGGTCTCCCGGCCGGTGCCCGGGTGGACGGCCGCGTAGCCGCCGCGCCGCCACAGCAGCGCGACCGGCGCCCCGGACAGCGCCCGGTGCCCGACCAGCGGGCCCACGTTCTCCCGCCACCAGCGCCCGTCGAGGCGCACCGCCCGGGTGCGCACCCGGGAGGCGAGGGCGACCCGTTCGACCGGGTCGAGGCGGTCGCTCTCGGTGCCGCCCTGCGCCGGTCCGGCCAGCTCTATCCCGGCCGCCTCGGCGACCAGCCGGCAGGCCGCGTACGTCGCGTCCGCGTCGGCGGCCGTGGTGCGGCGGGCCGAGCGCCTGCCGATGGCGGCCAGCAGGGTCTGGTCGGCCTGGGCGCGGACCGCCTCACCGGCCTTGATGCCGGCGGCCGTCCGCGTCTCGTGGGTGCGCTCCAGCTGCTCGATCCACCGGTCGAGCGCGGTCAGCAGCCGGTACTGCTGGTCCACCATGCTCTGCCACAGCGCCGGGTCCATCAGCAGGTCGGCGGCGGCCTCCGCGCCGTACAGCGACCCGTACTGCACGCTGCCCGGCGGCACCTGCATCCAGAATACGTCGTCGTCCCCCGCGCTCGAAGGAGCTCCCGCGGGTGCACCCCCATGGGCGGCCGTCCGCTCCTCGGCCATCGGCGCCTGGAACAGGACGGACAGTCCGCGGCCCACGCCGAGGGCGAGCGCGTACTCCAGCGGGCTCGACGTGGGCGGCACGTACTGGGGGTTGCCGTACGCGTCGTAGGACCAGGTCTGGGTGTGCGCGGGCTGGTACAGCTCGCGCAGGCCGACGCGGTGCACCACGCAGTCCCGCGCCGGGCGCGCCACGAGCGTGTGCTGCGCGCCCGCGACCGGACCGAGCAGCAGCGCGCCCGCCTCCAGCCGGCCGAGGTGGTGCCAGTGGCCCTGCTCGGCGGCGTCCACGGCGAAGAGGTCCAGGGCGCCGGCCGCCACCAGCCAGAGCACCTGCGGGCCCTGGAGGTCCAGCCGGTTGAGACCGGCGCAGTCGACCCGGGTGCCGAGTGTGCCCAGCGCGCCGAGGACGAGGTCGCCCTCGTCCCCCTCCTGCTCCTGCTCCTGCCGAACCGTCGTCATCTCACCGCTCCCTGACCAGCGCGGCGTACGCGCCGCCGCGCGCCACCAGCTCCTCGTGCCGTCCGCGCTCCACGACCGTGCCGTGCTGGAGCACGACGATCTCGTCGCTGTCGCGGACCGTGCTCAGCCGGTGGGCGATCACCACGCAGGCGCAGCCGCGACGGCGCAGGTTGTCCATCACGACCTGCTCGGTCTCCGCGTCCAGCGCGCTGGTCACCTCGTCCAGCACGAGGATGCTGGGCCGGCGCACCAGCGCCCGCGCGATCTCGAGGCGCTGGCGCTGCCCGCCGGAGAAGTTGCGGCCGTCCTGCTCGACGGCGCTGTGGATGCCGCCGGGGCGGCGCGTCACCACGTCGTACAGGGCCGCGTCCTGCAGCGCCTCCACCACGGCCTCGTCCGGCACCGACGGGTCCCACAGCGCCAC
Above is a genomic segment from Streptomyces collinus Tu 365 containing:
- a CDS encoding NHLP bacteriocin export ABC transporter permease/ATPase subunit yields the protein MTTVRQEQEQEGDEGDLVLGALGTLGTRVDCAGLNRLDLQGPQVLWLVAAGALDLFAVDAAEQGHWHHLGRLEAGALLLGPVAGAQHTLVARPARDCVVHRVGLRELYQPAHTQTWSYDAYGNPQYVPPTSSPLEYALALGVGRGLSVLFQAPMAEERTAAHGGAPAGAPSSAGDDDVFWMQVPPGSVQYGSLYGAEAAADLLMDPALWQSMVDQQYRLLTALDRWIEQLERTHETRTAAGIKAGEAVRAQADQTLLAAIGRRSARRTTAADADATYAACRLVAEAAGIELAGPAQGGTESDRLDPVERVALASRVRTRAVRLDGRWWRENVGPLVGHRALSGAPVALLWRRGGYAAVHPGTGRETPVEKANAAEFEPRAVMFYRPLPERRLTPAALLRFCLRGTRGDLLHLGLAGLVTVAIGALVPVATGKVLGEYVPRAQEDLIAQVCLAVLLSGVVSAAFTLLENLTILRLEGRIEAALQPAVWDRLLRLPTRFFTQRSTGELASAAMGISAIRRLLAGVGPVVAQSVTVGAMNLGLLFWFSVPMALAAIGMLVVIAAVFLGLGLWQVRWQRRLVVLGNKLNNQAFQTLRGLPKLRVAAAENYAYAAWAGEFARSRELQQKVGRIKNLTTVLGAVYLPVCTLLMFMLLAGPARGAMSAAAFLTFNTSVTMLLTSVTQLTGSFVSAVAALPLFEEIRPVLDATPEVRSGSTRPGPLSGAVEARRLSFRYADDGPLVLDDVSFAVRPGEFVAIVGPSGCGKSTLLRLLIGFDRPVSGSVLYDGQDLAALDPSAVRRQCGVVLQHAQPFTGSILDVICGTEPYTPEEAMAAAELAGLAADIERMPMGLHTIVAGNGAISGGQRQRLMIAQALIRRPRILFFDEATSALDNDTQRVVIESTRKLNATRVVIAHRLSTVLDADRVVVMEDGKVVQQGTPADLLADTGGRLHELVRRQLA